In one window of Helianthus annuus cultivar XRQ/B chromosome 17, HanXRQr2.0-SUNRISE, whole genome shotgun sequence DNA:
- the LOC110925416 gene encoding uncharacterized protein LOC110925416, whose product MRYYVGVCLPLYIVHSVSKTWDLMDTAVVTICLTSIVIVYITDTRFHTFVSRNERLKQFGKPLVPNLDAGLSYYSRHHNYFGEQLWWWGLVVFAWNLVRSWVFIGALTNNLCLPYVTILVERKMVKLEYRSE is encoded by the coding sequence ATGAGGTACTATGTCGGTGTATGCCTGCCACTGTATATCGTCCACTCCGTAAGCAAAACATGGGACTTAATGGACACGGCTGTAGTCACCATATGCCTGACTAGCATTGTGATAGTCTACATCACAGACACGCGGTTTCACACATTTGTGAGCCGAAACGAGAGGCTGAAACAGTTTGGAAAGCCGTTGGTCCCAAATCTTGATGCAGGGTTGTCGTACTACTCTAGACACCATAATTATTTTGGTGAGCAGTTATGGTGGTGGGGTCTGGTTGTATTTGCTTGGAACCTTGTGCGTAGCTGGGTCTTTATTGGTGCACTGACTAACAACTTGTGCCTGCCTTATGTGACCATACTGGTTGAAAGAAAGATGGTTAAACTTGAGTATAGGTCTGAATAA